A single Pseudomonas putida DNA region contains:
- the glpE gene encoding thiosulfate sulfurtransferase GlpE → MSEFKRIPPEQALALRAQGAVVVDIRDSQAFAAGHITGARHLDNHSVAEFIRNADLDAPTLVVCYHGNSSQSAAAYLVGQGFSDVYSVDGGFELWRTTYPAETAQGAAE, encoded by the coding sequence ATGAGCGAATTCAAGCGCATCCCTCCCGAGCAGGCCCTGGCCCTGCGCGCGCAAGGTGCGGTAGTCGTCGACATTCGCGACTCGCAAGCCTTTGCCGCCGGCCACATCACAGGTGCCAGGCATCTGGATAACCATTCGGTCGCCGAGTTCATCCGCAACGCCGACCTGGATGCCCCGACCCTGGTGGTCTGCTACCACGGCAATTCCAGCCAGAGCGCAGCCGCCTACCTGGTCGGCCAGGGCTTCTCCGACGTGTACAGCGTCGATGGCGGCTTCGAACTTTGGCGCACCACCTACCCGGCCGAGACCGCCCAGGGCGCTGCCGAATAA
- a CDS encoding symmetrical bis(5'-nucleosyl)-tetraphosphatase — MATYAVGDLQGCLEPLKCLLARVDFNPAVDRLWLVGDLVNRGPESLETLRYLYSIRQSLVCVLGNHDLHLLAAWHNVERLKKSDTLREIIEAPDADRLLDWLRQQKLLHYDEPRGIALVHAGIPPQWTLGQALQLAEEVEQVLRDDNRLQPYLDGMYGNEPNKWSKSLTGVERLRVITNYLTRMRFCTAAGKLDLKSKEGLDTAPKGYKPWFAHKERRSRHVKIIFGHWAALQGQVDKPGIIALDTGCVWGGAMTLYNVDSGEYHRCDCADDGNLRLPA; from the coding sequence ATGGCCACTTACGCCGTCGGAGACCTGCAAGGCTGCCTGGAACCGCTCAAGTGCCTGCTCGCACGGGTCGACTTCAACCCGGCGGTCGACCGCCTGTGGCTGGTCGGCGACCTGGTCAACCGCGGCCCCGAGTCGCTCGAAACCCTGCGATATCTCTATTCGATCCGCCAGTCGCTAGTGTGCGTGCTGGGCAACCATGACCTGCACTTGCTGGCCGCCTGGCACAACGTCGAACGCCTGAAGAAAAGCGACACCCTGCGCGAGATCATCGAGGCGCCGGACGCCGACCGGCTGCTCGACTGGTTGCGCCAGCAAAAACTGCTGCATTACGACGAACCCCGTGGCATCGCCCTCGTCCATGCCGGCATCCCACCACAATGGACACTCGGCCAGGCGCTGCAACTGGCAGAAGAAGTCGAGCAAGTGCTGCGCGACGACAACCGCCTGCAACCCTACCTGGACGGCATGTACGGCAACGAGCCGAACAAGTGGAGCAAAAGCCTCACTGGCGTCGAGCGCCTGCGGGTAATCACCAATTACCTCACGCGCATGCGGTTCTGCACAGCGGCAGGCAAGCTCGACCTCAAGAGCAAGGAAGGCCTGGACACCGCTCCCAAAGGCTACAAGCCCTGGTTTGCGCACAAGGAGCGCCGCTCGCGCCACGTGAAGATCATCTTCGGCCACTGGGCCGCGCTACAGGGCCAGGTCGACAAGCCCGGCATCATCGCCCTCGACACTGGCTGCGTGTGGGGCGGTGCCATGACCCTGTACAACGTCGACAGCGGCGAATACCACCGCTGCGACTGCGCCGACGACGGCAACTTACGCCTCCCCGCCTAA
- the apaG gene encoding Co2+/Mg2+ efflux protein ApaG: MSDPRYQIDVSVVTRYLKDQSDPESSRFAFAYTITVQNNGSVKAKLLSRHWLITNGDGEVEEVRGAGVVGQQPTIEPGQSHTYSSGAVISTRVGTMQGSYEMFAEDGKRFEADIAPFRLAVPGALH, translated from the coding sequence ATGTCCGACCCTCGCTATCAGATCGACGTCAGCGTCGTGACCCGTTACCTGAAAGACCAATCCGACCCCGAAAGCAGTCGCTTCGCCTTCGCCTACACCATCACCGTGCAAAACAACGGCTCGGTCAAAGCCAAGCTGCTGTCGCGCCACTGGCTGATCACCAACGGTGATGGCGAAGTCGAGGAGGTACGCGGCGCCGGTGTAGTCGGCCAGCAGCCGACCATCGAACCCGGCCAGAGCCATACCTACAGCAGTGGTGCGGTAATCAGCACGCGCGTCGGCACCATGCAGGGCAGCTATGAGATGTTCGCCGAAGACGGCAAGCGCTTCGAAGCCGACATCGCACCCTTTCGTCTCGCGGTCCCCGGGGCGCTGCACTGA